One stretch of Caldalkalibacillus uzonensis DNA includes these proteins:
- a CDS encoding ABC transporter permease: MKKPSFYSLLLFVGIIGIWEWIVYACQIRPLILPAPSAIFAQLITQLLNGYFWPHIWATLLEIIGGFILGSIMGIGLGFLIAQSDTVRNIIQPYLIASQAMPKLALAPLLATWFGFGYEPKIIIVALICFFPLLESTITGLTFVDQERLELFRSLRASKRQTLLKLRLPTAVPYIFSGLRVAVVLSVVGAVVSEFVGANKGLGALIISAQYDTTLIFSAFILLTLMGLFLYEGIHWTEKLLFKKYHHSRREWR, translated from the coding sequence ATGAAAAAACCCTCTTTTTACTCACTTCTTCTTTTTGTAGGCATTATTGGGATATGGGAATGGATTGTTTATGCTTGTCAAATACGCCCGCTCATATTGCCTGCTCCATCGGCCATATTTGCCCAATTAATCACTCAGCTATTAAATGGATATTTTTGGCCACATATTTGGGCCACACTGCTTGAAATTATAGGGGGATTTATCCTTGGATCGATAATGGGCATCGGCTTAGGATTTCTAATTGCCCAATCAGATACCGTACGCAATATCATCCAACCTTACCTTATTGCCTCTCAGGCGATGCCTAAGTTGGCCTTAGCTCCACTGCTCGCCACCTGGTTTGGCTTTGGCTATGAACCTAAGATCATCATTGTGGCCCTTATTTGCTTCTTTCCATTATTGGAAAGTACCATCACAGGGCTCACCTTTGTCGATCAAGAGAGGCTTGAACTGTTTCGTTCTCTGCGGGCAAGCAAAAGGCAAACGCTCTTAAAATTACGCTTGCCTACGGCTGTCCCATATATTTTTTCAGGCCTGAGAGTGGCTGTTGTTTTAAGTGTTGTGGGCGCTGTGGTCAGTGAGTTTGTCGGGGCCAACAAAGGCTTGGGTGCCTTGATTATTTCAGCGCAATACGATACAACGTTAATCTTTTCCGCTTTCATTTTATTAACGCTCATGGGGTTATTCCTCTATGAGGGAATCCACTGGACTGAAAAGCTGCTGTTTAAAAAATATCATCACTCAAGGAGAGAATGGCGATGA
- a CDS encoding EscU/YscU/HrcU family type III secretion system export apparatus switch protein produces MNRESEPLKKAVALQYDSEQHDAPVVKAKGTGLVAERIIELASQHGIPIYEDPSLVELLSKLELNEQIPEEIYAVIAEVLAMVYELEQKAVSRSAP; encoded by the coding sequence ATGAATAGAGAAAGCGAACCGCTTAAAAAGGCTGTGGCATTGCAATATGATTCTGAGCAGCACGATGCACCTGTCGTTAAAGCAAAAGGAACTGGACTCGTTGCAGAGCGAATCATTGAACTGGCCAGCCAACATGGTATACCCATCTATGAAGATCCTTCCTTGGTAGAGCTGTTAAGTAAACTTGAGTTGAATGAGCAAATTCCGGAAGAAATTTATGCGGTCATAGCTGAGGTTTTGGCCATGGTGTATGAACTGGAACAAAAAGCAGTATCTCGGTCAGCACCCTGA
- a CDS encoding MFS transporter: MVIEVQKRNLSIMWFANFLIAGSLTMILPFLSLLIDTMGTYTEAQVQRWAGLVFGVTFVTAFLFSPVWGRIGDRYGRKIVLIILGFGVSLCLLLMGLVHSVSLLFIVRLFMGLFAGFIPMAQAFIAAQTPKEIAGQTLGSLQTGNVSGALLGPLIGGLLADWFGFTYTFILTSVATCIAALLVVIGVQEVRVASTSEKDNKKYSMREVVKYIVTTPVLLTMMLIAMLVHVAHFAIQPLLALYVSELTGPENLAFLAGMAFSAAGLGNLLFARQWGKIGDRFGYEKILIILIILTAVVYLPQAFVTSVWQLVILRFLLGATIGGIIPCQTAYVRQVVPLSIQGEILGYKQSFRFLGNALGPVIGGLIAAYYGIPVVFYVTCGLFIISACVLWFMEHREAKTVSEHYKSV; encoded by the coding sequence TTGGTCATCGAAGTTCAAAAACGCAACTTAAGCATTATGTGGTTTGCCAACTTTTTAATCGCCGGTAGTTTAACCATGATTCTGCCATTTCTATCTTTGTTGATCGATACAATGGGAACATATACTGAAGCGCAAGTACAGCGCTGGGCGGGATTGGTGTTTGGCGTGACCTTTGTCACTGCTTTTTTATTTTCTCCTGTATGGGGGCGTATCGGGGACAGATATGGACGGAAGATTGTATTGATCATTCTTGGCTTTGGGGTTTCCTTGTGCCTTCTGTTAATGGGATTGGTTCACTCTGTATCTTTATTATTTATTGTGCGTTTATTTATGGGCTTGTTTGCCGGGTTTATACCCATGGCTCAAGCCTTCATAGCTGCACAGACACCCAAGGAGATTGCTGGCCAAACCCTAGGGAGCTTACAAACAGGCAATGTATCCGGTGCTTTACTGGGCCCCCTAATCGGTGGTCTGTTGGCTGATTGGTTTGGTTTCACTTATACGTTTATACTGACCTCAGTGGCAACCTGTATTGCTGCTTTGCTTGTTGTGATTGGTGTTCAAGAGGTGCGGGTGGCTTCCACCTCCGAAAAAGATAATAAAAAGTACAGCATGCGTGAGGTAGTCAAATACATCGTCACTACACCGGTCTTATTGACAATGATGCTGATTGCCATGCTGGTCCATGTGGCTCACTTCGCGATTCAGCCACTGCTCGCCTTATATGTCAGTGAATTAACCGGACCGGAGAACTTGGCTTTCTTGGCAGGTATGGCCTTCTCAGCCGCTGGCTTGGGCAATTTACTGTTTGCCAGACAGTGGGGAAAGATAGGAGATCGCTTTGGCTATGAGAAAATACTAATCATACTTATCATCCTGACGGCTGTGGTTTATCTGCCCCAGGCTTTTGTAACGTCTGTTTGGCAATTGGTTATCTTGCGGTTCCTGCTCGGGGCGACGATCGGCGGCATCATTCCCTGTCAAACGGCCTATGTCCGGCAAGTGGTACCATTGTCTATTCAGGGTGAAATACTGGGCTATAAGCAAAGTTTCCGTTTTCTGGGGAATGCGCTGGGTCCTGTGATTGGTGGATTGATCGCTGCCTATTATGGGATACCGGTTGTCTTTTATGTGACGTGCGGGCTTTTCATTATCAGTGCCTGTGTTTTGTGGTTCATGGAGCACCGGGAAGCAAAAACGGTCTCCGAACATTATAAATCTGTATGA
- a CDS encoding CAP domain-containing protein, with protein MSKNWIPLYVASLLLLSIVACTNAGDQAQDSRIIDDAYIEGLQAKEEPLASEGPLGQISSESTTIPSDQFPHTKPVQIQHAKYDFIIVDGQHADIRLTREDIARLLPEEIARLIPEGAERLTPEQVARLVPEGTTRLTPEDIVQRLRQGTPQQPPQAPAQEQPEQREQPETTTQPEVAEGVSEIEARVIELTNAERRRNGLSDLQTDAALNRVAREKSNDMQANHYFSHTSPTYGSPFDMMRDFGISFNAAAENIAQGQPTPEAVVQAWMNSEGHRANILNGNFTHIGVGYNENGHYWTQMFISK; from the coding sequence ATGAGCAAAAACTGGATACCTTTATACGTTGCCAGCTTACTTTTACTGAGTATTGTTGCCTGTACCAATGCAGGTGATCAGGCACAAGATTCAAGGATTATTGATGATGCCTATATTGAAGGCCTGCAGGCGAAAGAAGAGCCATTGGCTTCCGAGGGGCCGCTTGGCCAAATATCAAGTGAAAGTACAACAATACCCAGTGACCAATTTCCTCATACGAAACCTGTTCAAATTCAACATGCCAAATATGACTTCATCATTGTTGATGGACAACATGCGGATATTCGGCTTACTCGCGAAGATATTGCCCGGTTACTCCCTGAAGAAATCGCCCGATTAATACCAGAAGGTGCAGAACGGCTGACACCAGAACAGGTTGCTCGGCTGGTCCCAGAAGGTACAACAAGGCTGACACCGGAAGATATTGTACAAAGACTGCGACAAGGTACGCCACAGCAGCCACCACAAGCGCCCGCACAAGAGCAGCCTGAGCAGCGTGAACAGCCGGAAACCACAACTCAGCCGGAAGTAGCAGAGGGTGTAAGTGAGATTGAAGCCCGAGTCATTGAATTAACAAATGCTGAAAGAAGAAGGAATGGATTGTCAGACTTGCAAACGGATGCAGCTTTGAATCGCGTTGCGCGCGAAAAGTCCAATGACATGCAAGCCAATCATTATTTTTCCCATACTAGCCCTACTTACGGTTCACCGTTCGATATGATGAGAGACTTCGGTATCTCGTTTAATGCAGCAGCCGAAAACATTGCCCAGGGTCAGCCAACTCCTGAGGCCGTTGTTCAAGCATGGATGAATAGTGAAGGACATCGAGCCAATATTTTAAATGGAAATTTCACGCACATTGGTGTGGGCTACAATGAAAACGGTCATTACTGGACACAAATGTTTATCAGTAAGTGA
- a CDS encoding ring-cleaving dioxygenase, whose translation MKLRPLKGIHHVSAITANAKKNYEFYTKTLGMRLVKKTINQDDPSVYHLFYADERGNPGTDLTFFEILNAGQTYQGTNSISATSLRVPDDESLQYWQNRFEQLGIEHDEISYHSGRATLAFRDFEGQRLVLVSDEDNVGVAGGRPWDRSPVPQEYGIVGLGPVKLTVSSFELTAKMLTDVLGFREARTYPSVISGGLDIQVFETGEGGTGAEVHLEERTDLPRESQGRGSVHHVAFRVEDGEELKHWAELLKELRIPNSGIVERYYFKSLYFREPNGILFELATDGPGFEVDEPFDHLGEHLALPPYFENQREQIEAMLEPLNTKQSPVNQK comes from the coding sequence ATGAAGCTGAGACCACTGAAAGGAATCCATCACGTATCTGCTATCACGGCCAATGCCAAGAAAAATTACGAGTTCTATACCAAAACACTTGGCATGCGTCTGGTGAAAAAGACCATCAATCAGGATGATCCTTCGGTTTATCATTTATTCTATGCGGATGAAAGGGGAAATCCAGGTACCGACTTAACGTTTTTTGAAATCCTCAATGCCGGACAAACATACCAGGGGACGAACAGTATTTCGGCTACATCATTACGTGTGCCAGATGATGAGTCACTGCAGTATTGGCAGAACCGCTTTGAACAGCTTGGGATTGAACACGATGAAATCTCGTACCATAGCGGTCGGGCAACACTAGCATTTCGCGATTTTGAAGGGCAACGCCTGGTCCTTGTTTCAGATGAAGACAATGTGGGTGTGGCAGGGGGAAGACCGTGGGATAGAAGTCCTGTTCCTCAAGAATATGGAATTGTCGGCTTGGGGCCCGTTAAATTGACCGTCTCCAGCTTTGAGCTTACCGCCAAAATGTTAACTGATGTATTAGGTTTTCGTGAAGCAAGGACATATCCGTCCGTTATAAGCGGGGGACTAGATATTCAAGTGTTTGAAACTGGAGAAGGGGGGACAGGGGCAGAAGTTCATCTGGAAGAACGCACGGATCTGCCACGTGAAAGCCAAGGGCGCGGCAGTGTGCATCACGTGGCCTTTCGGGTTGAAGACGGAGAGGAACTTAAGCACTGGGCTGAACTGCTGAAAGAATTAAGAATCCCCAATTCGGGCATTGTCGAGCGCTATTATTTTAAATCCTTATATTTTAGAGAACCCAATGGAATATTATTCGAATTAGCCACTGACGGCCCAGGTTTCGAAGTGGATGAGCCGTTTGATCATTTAGGTGAACATCTGGCCTTACCCCCTTACTTTGAAAATCAACGGGAACAAATCGAAGCCATGTTAGAGCCTTTGAACACTAAACAATCACCGGTAAACCAAAAGTGA
- a CDS encoding acyl-CoA reductase, with translation MPQLTPEQLKLIMEQIKVNRERGLKRMRVNDIIEVIDEAVQSWLNPQFELRQMAEEYLPVITGYNSEMIRLFLTKYLRLFRKEKLQRMVEEDFPNPLILDEFRPRKAGGLLKAYGPQCTTHIFSGNVPALPLWSMAAGMILKSATLGKVSSAEPLFPVLFAQTLEKIEPKMAATLAIVWWKGGQAELEEIAFKSSEAVIAYGSMHTIQAVKARVPHDVRFVPHGHKVSFGLITNECLEGTTAWETAHLAAHDVSWFDQQGCLSPHVFYVEKGGKISPRDFARMLAQEMDRFQYKMPRAQLTEVENQAILSFRSKAEFQSYSSQKIELLVSKGDTSWTVLYNEENDTEAFFPLSVLNRVVTVVPLDDLDDLPHKIKGIRTFVQTVGVACGPSKFRSVIRMLGESGVNRICALGKMTEPQPGWHHDGRLHLADLVRWCDVEGSAENMIDRYDPYRD, from the coding sequence GTGCCTCAGTTAACACCTGAACAGCTGAAGTTGATTATGGAGCAGATTAAAGTTAATCGTGAACGTGGGTTAAAGCGGATGAGGGTCAATGATATCATCGAGGTCATTGATGAGGCTGTACAATCATGGTTAAACCCGCAATTTGAGCTTAGACAAATGGCTGAGGAATATCTCCCGGTCATCACAGGTTATAATTCAGAAATGATCAGACTGTTTTTAACAAAATACTTACGCTTATTTCGCAAGGAAAAACTCCAACGAATGGTGGAGGAAGATTTCCCTAACCCGTTAATCCTGGATGAATTTAGGCCCAGAAAAGCAGGGGGATTGCTTAAAGCTTATGGGCCACAGTGTACCACTCACATTTTCTCTGGCAATGTTCCCGCACTTCCCTTGTGGAGCATGGCTGCTGGAATGATTCTAAAATCGGCGACACTGGGAAAGGTCTCTTCAGCTGAGCCTTTATTTCCTGTGCTTTTTGCCCAAACACTTGAAAAAATTGAACCCAAAATGGCCGCAACGTTGGCCATCGTGTGGTGGAAGGGCGGCCAAGCTGAACTGGAGGAGATTGCTTTTAAAAGTTCAGAGGCTGTTATTGCCTATGGCAGTATGCATACAATCCAAGCGGTCAAGGCCAGAGTTCCTCATGATGTAAGGTTTGTGCCCCATGGACATAAAGTAAGTTTTGGACTTATTACCAATGAGTGCTTAGAAGGGACGACAGCATGGGAAACAGCACATTTGGCAGCTCACGATGTTTCCTGGTTTGATCAACAAGGCTGTTTATCTCCCCATGTCTTCTATGTCGAAAAGGGCGGGAAAATTTCTCCCAGGGATTTTGCCCGTATGTTAGCTCAGGAAATGGATCGATTTCAATACAAAATGCCCCGTGCCCAGTTAACAGAAGTGGAAAACCAAGCGATTTTATCATTCCGCTCAAAAGCAGAATTCCAAAGCTATTCTTCACAAAAAATTGAGTTGTTAGTGAGTAAGGGAGACACCTCCTGGACCGTTCTTTACAATGAAGAAAATGATACGGAAGCCTTCTTTCCTTTGTCTGTATTAAACAGGGTTGTCACGGTTGTACCATTAGACGATCTGGATGATCTCCCGCATAAAATCAAGGGGATCCGCACATTCGTGCAAACCGTTGGTGTGGCCTGTGGGCCATCTAAATTCAGGTCTGTCATTCGAATGCTCGGTGAAAGCGGCGTTAACAGGATTTGTGCCTTAGGTAAAATGACGGAACCCCAACCGGGTTGGCATCATGATGGGCGACTTCATTTAGCTGATTTGGTCAGGTGGTGTGATGTGGAGGGATCAGCAGAAAACATGATCGACCGGTATGATCCTTACAGGGATTAG
- a CDS encoding ABC transporter ATP-binding protein — protein MEVVINDVSLCFQKEKPILKHVNAKIDSQEFVSMIGKSGSGKTSLLKMIAGLMRPTEGEIEIGGEKVDSPRDEVTYVFQKPVLLEWRTLLENVLLPYELQGHVQEEQLSRAKEILDLVGLSQDMDKYPHECSGGMLSRVALARALITEPKILLMDEPFAALDALTKEQMQHELERLSQQFKPTTIFITHDIQEAVLLSDRVFVLGERPARIVAEYAIPFDRPRHHELKFEPQFTQLVRELYQEIERGSAR, from the coding sequence ATGGAAGTAGTTATCAATGATGTCAGTTTATGCTTTCAAAAGGAAAAGCCAATTCTTAAACATGTGAATGCAAAGATTGATTCACAAGAGTTTGTCAGCATGATAGGGAAAAGTGGCAGTGGTAAAACAAGCTTACTAAAAATGATTGCGGGACTGATGAGGCCAACTGAGGGTGAAATAGAAATTGGTGGAGAGAAGGTAGACAGCCCCAGAGACGAAGTCACCTATGTTTTTCAAAAACCCGTGCTGTTAGAATGGAGAACTCTGCTTGAAAATGTTTTGCTGCCTTATGAATTACAGGGACATGTACAAGAAGAACAGCTTTCCCGGGCTAAAGAAATACTAGACTTAGTTGGTCTGAGTCAAGATATGGATAAATATCCCCATGAATGCTCTGGTGGCATGTTGTCCAGAGTCGCCTTGGCAAGAGCATTAATCACGGAACCAAAGATACTGCTTATGGATGAGCCCTTTGCTGCTTTAGATGCCCTGACTAAAGAGCAGATGCAGCACGAGCTTGAGCGTCTGTCTCAACAATTTAAACCAACCACCATATTTATCACTCATGATATTCAAGAGGCTGTATTGTTATCTGACCGTGTGTTTGTTTTAGGGGAGCGGCCGGCTCGTATTGTGGCCGAATACGCCATCCCGTTTGACCGTCCCCGGCATCATGAACTAAAGTTTGAACCACAGTTCACCCAGCTTGTTCGGGAATTGTACCAGGAAATTGAAAGAGGGAGTGCAAGATGA
- a CDS encoding NAD(P)H-dependent flavin oxidoreductase, with translation MVKRFPPQLAGQTVLPVIAAPMFLVSSPKLVIESCRAGIIGSFPLLNARTAHILEDWMQNIIEELEKARRENPERRVAPWAVNLIVHRTNKRYEEDLELIKKYQPPIVITSLGDPAPVVNVVHTYGGLVFADVANLVHARKAAEKGVDGLILVCNGAGGHAGTINPMAFMGAVKEFWDGITILAGCISSGQDILAAEVLGADFAYMGTRFIATHESFANSDYQKMLIESSVEDLIYTDAFSGVKANYLIPSIVRAGLDPAHLNKKETVDFSKLNQSEAKAWKDIWSAGQGVSTIKEVLPVAELVERLRAEYQQALASLCSKRSN, from the coding sequence ATGGTAAAAAGGTTTCCTCCACAGCTTGCCGGCCAGACGGTGTTGCCCGTGATCGCGGCTCCCATGTTTCTTGTTTCCAGTCCCAAATTGGTCATTGAAAGTTGTAGAGCTGGCATCATTGGCTCATTCCCTTTGCTCAATGCCCGGACGGCACATATTTTAGAGGACTGGATGCAAAACATAATTGAAGAACTGGAAAAAGCACGCCGGGAAAATCCGGAGCGGCGTGTGGCTCCCTGGGCAGTTAATCTTATCGTGCATCGCACGAACAAACGTTATGAAGAAGATTTAGAACTGATTAAAAAGTATCAGCCTCCGATTGTGATTACCTCTCTGGGTGACCCGGCCCCTGTTGTCAATGTTGTACATACATATGGCGGGCTTGTTTTTGCGGATGTGGCCAACCTTGTTCATGCCCGAAAAGCAGCCGAAAAAGGGGTTGATGGACTTATCCTCGTCTGCAACGGGGCTGGCGGGCATGCCGGAACAATTAACCCCATGGCCTTTATGGGTGCAGTTAAGGAATTCTGGGACGGTATCACTATTCTTGCCGGTTGTATTTCCAGCGGCCAAGATATTTTGGCAGCAGAAGTACTCGGTGCAGATTTTGCCTACATGGGAACGCGTTTTATTGCCACGCACGAAAGTTTTGCCAACTCAGATTATCAAAAAATGCTAATAGAATCCAGCGTGGAAGATCTTATTTATACTGATGCGTTCAGCGGAGTGAAAGCCAATTATCTCATTCCCAGTATTGTCAGAGCAGGGCTTGATCCCGCACATTTGAACAAAAAGGAAACCGTCGACTTTTCCAAACTGAACCAGTCTGAAGCAAAAGCCTGGAAAGACATCTGGTCCGCGGGACAAGGGGTCAGTACCATTAAAGAGGTGCTGCCCGTTGCCGAATTGGTGGAAAGACTTCGAGCAGAATATCAGCAGGCACTTGCCTCTTTATGTTCTAAACGTTCAAACTAA
- a CDS encoding ABC transporter substrate-binding protein, whose translation MKHMLLKNIVMLLVMISLLSTLVGCSQTSHQEQELESLKMASWSQPIVEQSNLFVAEEKGWFEEAGLDFEYVPGAGGGDAIKNIIAGNADIAFANVEAVLQAMEQGEKLKIIYNIYPENVFNLVSLKESNITSVEDLRGQDVGVYSLSSGTYDNLKVLLYSAGMTEEDINVVPAGVLNFGPLMNKQVVATAATDTGLYDALQQGLGEVNVIEVKDVLNTPTDVFVVTKEIFNQKRDLLVRFLQVYKDSVKYTLENPEEAAKIAADYAIDGQDEQRNLDIIKIRNETSINDEMKDKGPGWLDVEIFKQVEETYLNIGLLEKPVNVAEIVTNELVKELK comes from the coding sequence ATGAAACACATGTTATTGAAAAATATAGTGATGTTACTGGTCATGATTAGTTTACTTTCTACGTTAGTGGGATGCAGTCAAACCAGCCATCAAGAACAGGAACTTGAATCATTGAAAATGGCTTCATGGAGCCAGCCTATCGTAGAGCAAAGCAATTTATTTGTGGCAGAGGAGAAGGGTTGGTTTGAGGAAGCAGGACTTGATTTCGAATATGTACCTGGGGCTGGCGGTGGTGATGCCATCAAAAATATCATAGCCGGTAATGCGGATATCGCCTTTGCCAATGTAGAGGCAGTTCTTCAAGCTATGGAACAGGGAGAAAAATTGAAGATCATATATAACATCTATCCTGAGAATGTCTTTAATCTCGTATCTTTAAAAGAAAGCAACATCACCAGTGTGGAAGATTTGCGTGGTCAAGATGTGGGTGTATACAGCCTTAGCAGTGGAACTTATGATAATTTAAAAGTACTGCTTTATTCAGCAGGTATGACCGAAGAGGATATCAATGTTGTTCCTGCAGGGGTATTAAACTTTGGACCACTCATGAACAAGCAAGTTGTCGCTACGGCAGCTACGGATACAGGTCTGTATGATGCTTTGCAGCAGGGTTTGGGGGAAGTGAATGTCATCGAAGTCAAAGATGTGCTCAACACCCCAACGGACGTTTTTGTGGTGACGAAAGAGATATTTAATCAAAAAAGAGATTTGTTAGTCCGCTTCCTTCAGGTGTACAAAGATAGTGTTAAATATACGCTGGAGAATCCGGAGGAGGCAGCAAAAATAGCGGCAGACTACGCGATTGATGGTCAAGATGAGCAGCGCAACCTGGACATAATCAAGATCCGTAATGAGACGTCAATCAATGATGAAATGAAAGATAAAGGCCCGGGCTGGTTAGATGTCGAGATTTTTAAACAAGTGGAGGAGACCTATCTAAACATCGGTTTACTTGAAAAGCCTGTAAATGTAGCAGAAATCGTCACAAATGAATTAGTGAAAGAACTGAAATAA
- a CDS encoding LuxE/PaaK family acyltransferase, with product MNEAYSSIKEKVRDFILQDQASEEEFNQLALSLFAFQYEHNQAFRKFCRKRRVSPVSVKHFTEIPAVPINAFKEAILSACPIEEAEAIFMTSGTTNPAKKGKHYHRDLDIYDLSMQRYFKPNILPDREQIKMAILFPPEEDMPNSSLAHYLRLALDMFGTEDSRYVVQSNHFDLDLLIDMLRASEQKDEPVLVIGATFSFIHFLDHCKQEGLTFKLPQGSRVMDTGGAKGRSREILPHQFKQEMSILFSIPEAYCVNMYGMTELSSQFYDQNLYHAVNADHTANQTESVNNVKVPPHWVRTLVIDPVTYKPKPCGEQGIIVHYDLANLNSVLAIMTEDMGRSTLNGFELLGRATGAEAKGCSLAVEEFLASRQM from the coding sequence ATGAATGAAGCCTATTCATCAATAAAAGAAAAGGTGAGGGATTTTATATTACAGGATCAAGCTTCAGAAGAAGAATTCAATCAGTTGGCTTTGTCTTTGTTTGCTTTTCAATATGAGCATAATCAGGCTTTTCGGAAATTTTGCCGCAAACGCAGGGTATCCCCTGTTTCCGTCAAACACTTTACCGAGATACCAGCTGTACCGATTAACGCTTTTAAAGAAGCCATTTTGTCAGCTTGTCCGATAGAAGAAGCGGAAGCAATTTTTATGACCAGTGGGACGACGAACCCAGCAAAAAAGGGGAAACATTATCATCGGGATTTAGACATTTATGATTTGTCGATGCAACGTTACTTTAAACCAAATATCTTGCCGGATAGGGAACAAATCAAAATGGCCATTTTATTCCCTCCTGAAGAAGATATGCCCAATTCTTCTTTAGCTCATTATTTAAGGCTGGCGCTAGATATGTTCGGAACTGAGGATAGCCGCTATGTGGTTCAGAGTAACCATTTTGATTTGGACTTGCTTATCGATATGTTAAGAGCGAGTGAGCAAAAGGATGAGCCTGTCCTTGTGATAGGAGCGACCTTTTCATTTATTCATTTTTTAGATCATTGTAAACAAGAGGGATTAACCTTTAAGCTGCCTCAAGGAAGCAGGGTGATGGATACCGGGGGAGCCAAAGGACGGTCCAGAGAGATTTTGCCGCACCAGTTTAAGCAAGAGATGAGCATCTTATTCTCCATACCTGAAGCGTATTGTGTTAACATGTATGGCATGACAGAATTAAGCTCCCAGTTTTATGACCAAAACCTGTATCATGCAGTTAACGCAGATCATACCGCCAATCAGACCGAAAGTGTGAACAATGTAAAGGTACCACCTCACTGGGTTAGAACCTTGGTGATCGATCCAGTTACTTATAAACCTAAACCTTGCGGTGAACAAGGCATTATTGTCCATTATGATCTGGCCAATCTCAACTCGGTTCTAGCCATCATGACAGAAGATATGGGCAGATCTACACTGAACGGCTTTGAACTGTTGGGCAGGGCAACAGGAGCTGAAGCAAAGGGATGTTCTTTGGCCGTAGAGGAGTTCCTTGCGTCAAGACAGATGTAG
- a CDS encoding SDR family oxidoreductase has translation MKVLVVGAKGQIGRHLVRLLSNSEEHDVRAMVRKEEQAVTFREQGVETVVANLEGSVEEIAKAAEGCEAIVFTAGSGSHTGADKTILVDLDGAVKTIEAAEQAEIKRFIMVSALSAHIREKWWEGIKHYFAAKHYADRMLMSTQLNYTIIRPGALLNEPGTGKISAGEELERGSIPREDVAATIVATLNEEHTFRRGFDIISGETPIADALKNI, from the coding sequence ATGAAAGTGTTGGTCGTTGGAGCAAAGGGGCAGATTGGCCGGCATCTCGTTCGCTTATTAAGCAACAGCGAAGAACATGATGTCCGTGCGATGGTCAGAAAAGAGGAACAAGCGGTGACCTTTAGAGAACAAGGCGTAGAAACCGTCGTAGCCAATTTGGAAGGCAGCGTCGAGGAAATAGCGAAAGCAGCAGAGGGATGTGAAGCAATTGTTTTTACGGCGGGATCGGGTAGTCATACAGGGGCGGATAAAACGATACTTGTCGATCTTGACGGAGCAGTGAAAACGATAGAAGCAGCCGAACAGGCAGAAATCAAACGGTTTATTATGGTCAGCGCTCTTTCTGCCCATATCAGGGAGAAATGGTGGGAGGGGATTAAGCATTACTTTGCAGCAAAGCATTATGCAGATAGAATGCTGATGTCCACTCAGCTCAATTATACCATTATCCGCCCAGGTGCCCTGCTTAATGAACCGGGAACAGGAAAAATTTCTGCCGGGGAAGAACTTGAGAGAGGATCGATTCCACGTGAGGACGTCGCAGCCACCATTGTTGCAACACTTAACGAGGAGCATACCTTTAGGCGGGGTTTTGATATTATATCAGGTGAGACACCAATTGCTGATGCATTAAAAAATATATAA